Proteins co-encoded in one Burkholderia ambifaria AMMD genomic window:
- a CDS encoding type VI secretion system Vgr family protein yields MNSQMLRSALLAGPVQHERLVKLDTPLGPNVLLPHRVIGRSRLGRHFEFTVDTVSVSDNLELKKLIAQPVTLWILQADQSYAPHHGYVHCARRLGSDSGVTHYQIVFASFLHFLKFRRDQRIWQDQSADDIIADVLNQHPQAKGRFTFKLHQPLPLRSFCMQYEDDWNFVHRLMESEGLYGFWEQDQDGKSHRLVVVDRVDALPALSPRTVRFHHAGTGDEADTFVQFSGTRTLRSVARATRTFDYKQPPSAANPKATHTPTIANQGDLPPQLEVYEYTGAYTYPEQSRGDHLSKIWMEEQESRAKRFHGVGGVRRMDAGRTFELADHAEHDKDDAGQREFAVIETAWVIVNNLPVADEQAVFPHSLQAEVGSIVLATNTGQSRVRHPDGSEGFFQIRVEAQRTTVPFRSPLEHAKPAMHLQTAIVVAPQGEEVHTDALNRVKVRFHWDRLNDGDEKASCWLRATASDSGNGYGAVHPHRSGEEVLVDFLGGDCDRPIIVGKVYNGATSPQWHSNGILSGYRSKEYAGAGYNQLVLDDATSQNRVHLYSSQTNAHLHLGYLIDHTGNNRGSYLGSGFDLRSDAYGAVRANRGLYVTTHPKQPASQPLDVGETQQQLVRAEGLLEAMSDVSAQHQAESLDPGHSALKQFTDATQSSASGSASGGRTAAGGTGSANAFKEPVMLFGSPAGIGMSTQQSVQLAADQHVNLVSGQSTHVAAGKSLIASVLDRISLFAQNSGIKLFAGKGKVEVQAHADNIELTAQKALKLMAVTESIEGAAAKEILLTSGGAYIRIANGNIEVHAPGKIDIKGAQHVFSGPTHLSQTMPTLPNSTGNYDQAFIAHWAGTDIPVANTRYQMFSNGKLLSEGVTNAAGETGLTQSHVPHDVVVKFLGKSNG; encoded by the coding sequence ATGAATTCGCAAATGTTAAGAAGCGCATTGCTGGCCGGACCGGTTCAGCACGAGCGCCTTGTCAAACTGGATACGCCGCTGGGCCCCAACGTGCTGCTGCCGCATCGCGTCATCGGCCGATCACGGCTCGGGCGTCACTTCGAGTTCACGGTCGATACCGTGTCGGTATCCGACAACCTCGAGCTCAAGAAGCTGATCGCGCAGCCCGTCACGCTGTGGATCCTGCAGGCCGACCAGTCTTATGCGCCTCACCACGGCTACGTGCATTGCGCCCGCAGGCTCGGCTCGGACAGCGGCGTCACGCACTACCAGATCGTCTTCGCTTCGTTCCTGCACTTCCTGAAGTTCCGCCGCGACCAGCGAATCTGGCAGGACCAGTCCGCGGACGACATCATTGCCGACGTGCTGAACCAGCATCCGCAGGCCAAGGGTCGCTTCACCTTCAAGCTCCACCAGCCGCTGCCGCTCCGCTCGTTCTGCATGCAGTACGAGGATGACTGGAATTTCGTGCATCGCCTGATGGAATCCGAAGGCCTGTATGGCTTCTGGGAACAGGACCAGGACGGCAAGTCGCACCGGCTCGTCGTCGTCGACCGCGTCGACGCATTGCCCGCGCTATCGCCGCGAACGGTGCGCTTTCATCATGCGGGCACGGGTGACGAGGCCGACACGTTCGTCCAGTTCTCCGGCACGCGCACGCTGCGAAGCGTCGCCCGCGCGACACGCACGTTCGACTATAAGCAGCCGCCGAGCGCGGCCAATCCGAAGGCGACCCATACGCCGACGATCGCCAATCAGGGCGACCTGCCGCCGCAGCTCGAGGTCTACGAATACACCGGTGCGTACACGTATCCCGAACAGTCCCGCGGTGACCATCTGTCGAAGATATGGATGGAGGAACAGGAGTCGCGCGCGAAACGCTTTCATGGCGTCGGCGGCGTGCGGCGCATGGATGCCGGGCGGACCTTCGAGCTGGCGGATCACGCCGAACACGACAAGGACGATGCCGGGCAGCGCGAATTCGCCGTGATCGAGACGGCGTGGGTCATCGTCAACAACCTGCCCGTTGCGGACGAACAGGCGGTTTTCCCGCACAGCCTGCAAGCCGAGGTCGGCAGCATCGTGTTGGCAACCAATACGGGCCAGTCGCGCGTGCGTCATCCCGACGGCAGCGAAGGCTTCTTTCAGATCCGCGTCGAAGCCCAGCGCACGACCGTACCGTTCCGCAGCCCGCTCGAGCATGCGAAACCCGCGATGCATTTGCAAACGGCGATCGTCGTCGCGCCGCAGGGCGAAGAAGTCCATACCGACGCACTCAACCGGGTCAAGGTTCGCTTCCATTGGGACCGCCTGAACGACGGCGACGAAAAGGCGTCGTGCTGGCTGCGTGCCACCGCGTCGGATTCGGGCAATGGTTATGGGGCCGTTCACCCGCACCGCAGCGGCGAGGAGGTGCTGGTCGATTTCCTCGGCGGCGACTGCGATCGCCCGATCATCGTCGGCAAGGTCTACAACGGCGCGACCAGTCCGCAATGGCACAGCAACGGCATTCTGTCCGGATACCGGTCGAAAGAATACGCGGGCGCCGGCTACAACCAGCTCGTGCTCGACGACGCGACCTCGCAGAACCGCGTGCACCTGTACAGCAGCCAGACCAACGCGCACCTGCATCTCGGCTACCTGATCGACCACACGGGCAACAACCGCGGCAGCTATCTCGGCAGTGGTTTCGACCTGCGCTCCGACGCATACGGCGCCGTGCGCGCGAACCGCGGCCTGTACGTCACGACGCATCCGAAACAGCCGGCGAGCCAGCCGCTCGACGTCGGCGAGACACAGCAGCAGCTCGTTCGCGCCGAAGGCCTGCTGGAGGCCATGTCGGATGTCAGCGCCCAGCATCAGGCCGAGTCGCTCGACCCCGGCCACTCGGCGCTGAAGCAGTTCACCGACGCAACGCAGAGCAGCGCGAGCGGCAGCGCGTCGGGCGGCCGGACCGCCGCCGGCGGAACCGGTAGCGCCAATGCGTTCAAGGAGCCCGTGATGCTGTTCGGCAGCCCGGCCGGTATCGGGATGTCGACACAACAGTCCGTGCAGCTTGCCGCGGACCAGCACGTCAACCTCGTCAGCGGGCAAAGCACGCACGTGGCCGCCGGAAAGTCGCTGATCGCGAGCGTCCTCGACCGGATCAGCCTGTTCGCGCAGAACTCCGGGATCAAGCTGTTCGCCGGCAAGGGCAAGGTCGAAGTGCAGGCGCACGCGGACAACATCGAACTGACCGCCCAGAAGGCGCTGAAGCTGATGGCGGTCACCGAGTCGATCGAAGGCGCCGCGGCGAAGGAAATCCTGCTGACTTCCGGCGGCGCGTACATCCGCATCGCGAACGGCAACATCGAAGTGCACGCACCCGGCAAGATCGACATCAAGGGTGCGCAGCACGTGTTCAGCGGCCCCACGCACCTGTCGCAAACGATGCCGACCCTGCCGAACTCGACCGGCAACTACGATCAGGCGTTCATCGCGCACTGGGCCGGCACCGACATTCCGGTAGCGAACACGCGATACCAGATGTTCTCGAACGGCAAGCTGCTCTCGGAAGGCGTCACCAATGCGGCAGGTGAGACGGGGCTCACGCAGAGCCACGTGCCGCACGACGTCGTCGTCAAGTTTCTAGGGAAATCGAATGGCTGA
- a CDS encoding WD40/YVTN/BNR-like repeat-containing protein yields the protein MRHRSRLKGLAVIAIGGIVLNLFYESTGPHWKTVSSQITWSDPPAGVGDFYIAGNEIMSLTFADPVVTLKPAGEWKVPTVAEPTEAWMNSAGETLNRRTVNFFRGTLDHGLQRFLQAPGQHTAWWHSRDGQVHLISIGWLDYTSQHSEDDLVSRQTRVWKSLDGGRHWSQMAWPEHEDIDDLLFIDAQHGYAIGRGPTVRRTSDGGESWQLIALPPDAVVPSGRRRNLRAVNLGPDGTLRVAYHVDPSATGPARSMVYGLPPNQQTFVPHIVLPNQTVIRLASTPATTSGYALYALSLLDDEGGKDTAPDRARRAGVLSTWTDTQPARVRQVMTFDMKLIVSGLDVGRDGLLLVYATDPGQAIDDPPIPLMMSSTDAGRTWKQNADGIVYHNRYFDQDTNTLYSLLDERLKKLSFPIRHSPASQD from the coding sequence ATGCGCCATCGATCTCGACTGAAGGGGCTGGCCGTCATCGCGATCGGCGGCATCGTATTGAATCTGTTTTACGAGAGCACCGGTCCTCACTGGAAGACCGTTTCGTCGCAGATCACATGGTCCGACCCGCCAGCAGGTGTGGGTGATTTCTACATCGCCGGCAACGAAATCATGTCGCTCACGTTTGCCGATCCTGTCGTGACGCTGAAGCCGGCCGGCGAGTGGAAGGTTCCGACGGTCGCCGAACCCACCGAAGCATGGATGAACAGTGCGGGAGAAACCCTCAATCGACGAACCGTGAATTTCTTCCGCGGCACGCTCGATCACGGACTGCAGCGCTTCTTGCAAGCGCCCGGCCAACACACCGCGTGGTGGCATTCGCGAGACGGTCAGGTCCACTTGATCAGCATCGGCTGGCTGGACTATACGTCGCAGCATTCCGAGGACGACCTCGTCTCGCGGCAAACCCGTGTCTGGAAATCGCTCGACGGCGGCCGCCACTGGTCGCAGATGGCATGGCCGGAGCACGAAGATATCGACGACCTGCTCTTCATCGACGCGCAGCACGGCTATGCGATTGGCCGCGGCCCCACCGTCCGGCGAACATCCGACGGCGGCGAGTCCTGGCAACTGATCGCACTACCGCCGGATGCAGTCGTCCCCAGTGGCCGTCGGCGCAACCTCAGAGCGGTGAATCTTGGTCCCGACGGCACCCTGCGAGTGGCTTACCATGTCGATCCGTCGGCAACGGGGCCCGCTCGCAGCATGGTATACGGGCTTCCGCCGAATCAGCAGACGTTCGTTCCCCATATCGTTCTGCCGAACCAGACCGTCATCCGACTCGCTTCGACGCCGGCCACGACCAGCGGTTACGCGCTTTACGCACTGTCTCTCCTCGACGACGAGGGCGGCAAAGATACGGCACCGGATCGCGCACGCCGGGCCGGCGTGCTTTCGACGTGGACGGACACGCAACCCGCGCGCGTCCGGCAAGTGATGACGTTTGACATGAAGCTCATCGTGAGCGGCCTCGACGTGGGCCGCGACGGCCTGTTACTCGTATATGCCACCGATCCCGGGCAAGCAATCGACGATCCACCAATCCCCCTGATGATGAGCAGCACTGACGCAGGCAGGACCTGGAAACAGAATGCCGACGGGATCGTCTATCACAACCGGTACTTCGACCAGGATACGAACACGCTCTACTCGCTGCTCGATGAAAGACTGAAGAAGCTGTCATTCCCCATCCGACATTCCCCCGCCTCACAAGACTGA
- a CDS encoding TonB family protein, translating into MALRSTLLILPAVAVLVSGCAMLSSSQESKLTCHIPRAVYPDSAKPLTRPVTVLVRALMTTSGEAQNVTVTTSSRNAAADRAAVDAMTHATCAQTGATANPFLLTQPFVFEPRRAQ; encoded by the coding sequence ATGGCCCTTCGCTCGACCCTCCTGATCCTGCCTGCCGTCGCCGTGCTGGTTTCCGGCTGCGCGATGCTGTCGTCGTCGCAGGAAAGCAAGCTGACCTGCCACATTCCGCGCGCCGTCTATCCGGATAGCGCGAAGCCGCTCACGCGTCCGGTCACCGTGCTCGTGCGCGCGCTGATGACGACCTCGGGCGAAGCGCAGAACGTCACCGTGACGACGAGCAGCCGCAATGCGGCGGCGGATCGCGCGGCCGTCGACGCGATGACGCACGCGACCTGCGCGCAGACCGGCGCCACCGCGAATCCGTTCCTGCTCACGCAACCGTTCGTGTTCGAGCCGCGACGCGCGCAATGA